From Thalassococcus sp. S3, one genomic window encodes:
- a CDS encoding 6,7-dimethyl-8-ribityllumazine synthase: protein MAGHEQHYVLPRPEFDKPVKMLIVVAPYYRDIADNLIAGAKAEIEAVGGTYDIAEVPGALEVPTAIGIADRRSNFDGYVALGCVIRGETTHYETVCNDSSRAIQLMGLQGLCIGNGILTVENRAQAEVRADPEDQNKGGGAAAAALHLIALARKWGAQRQGVGFKPSETLKFAGKDGGSTTA, encoded by the coding sequence ATGGCTGGTCACGAACAACATTACGTCCTGCCGCGCCCGGAGTTTGACAAGCCGGTCAAGATGCTGATCGTCGTTGCCCCTTATTACCGGGACATCGCCGACAATCTGATCGCCGGGGCAAAGGCTGAAATCGAAGCTGTCGGCGGAACTTATGACATCGCCGAAGTGCCCGGTGCGCTTGAAGTGCCAACCGCCATCGGCATCGCCGACCGGCGCAGCAATTTCGATGGCTATGTCGCCCTGGGGTGCGTGATCCGTGGCGAGACCACGCATTACGAGACGGTGTGCAACGACAGCTCCCGCGCGATCCAGCTGATGGGCCTGCAGGGGCTTTGCATCGGCAATGGCATCCTGACGGTCGAAAACCGCGCGCAGGCCGAAGTGCGGGCCGATCCCGAAGACCAGAACAAGGGGGGCGGGGCCGCAGCGGCAGCCTTGCATCTGATCGCGCTCGCTCGTAAGTGGGGCGCTCAGCGTCAGGGGGTCGGCTTCAAGCCATCCGAGACGTTGAAATTTGCAGGCAAAGACGGCGGCTCCACAACGGCATGA
- a CDS encoding YqhA family protein produces MLSRMLGASRFLIILAVLGSLLGGTTLLIYGALETVQLIWQTIEAGEVSRKGAKAIALEFIEIVDLFLLGTVFYIVALGLYELFISHELDVPAWLTIKTLDDLKNKLIAVVIVVLGVLFLGQVVSWDGERDLLSLGAGIALVIAALTYFLSTKTNAK; encoded by the coding sequence ATGCTTAGCCGTATGCTTGGCGCAAGCCGGTTCTTGATCATCTTGGCGGTCTTGGGGTCGCTTCTGGGGGGCACGACGCTCCTGATCTATGGCGCGCTCGAAACGGTTCAGCTGATCTGGCAGACGATTGAGGCAGGGGAAGTCTCGCGCAAGGGCGCGAAAGCCATCGCATTGGAGTTTATCGAGATTGTCGATCTTTTCCTGCTTGGCACCGTCTTCTACATTGTTGCTCTGGGTCTCTATGAGCTCTTTATCAGCCATGAACTGGACGTTCCCGCCTGGCTTACGATCAAGACCCTCGACGATCTCAAGAACAAGCTTATCGCCGTCGTGATCGTTGTGCTGGGCGTGCTGTTTCTGGGTCAAGTCGTCAGTTGGGACGGAGAGCGGGATCTTCTCAGCCTCGGTGCCGGGATCGCCCTTGTGATTGCGGCCCTGACCTACTTTCTGTCGACAAAAACCAACGCAAAGTGA
- a CDS encoding riboflavin synthase, whose product MFTGIITDIGTVTETDQQGDLRVRIKTSYETASIDIGASIASDGVCLTVVALGADWYDVQISAETVEKTNLSTWVPGKRVNLERALKVGDELGGHIVSGHVDGVAEVVSVTDEGDSTRVQLRAPDDLARFIAPKGSVALNGTSLTVNEVQGAVFGINFIPHTKEVTTWGDVAVGDAVNLEIDTLARYVARLNEMA is encoded by the coding sequence ATGTTCACAGGCATCATCACCGATATCGGAACCGTGACGGAGACGGATCAACAAGGCGATCTGCGCGTCAGGATCAAGACGAGTTATGAGACCGCCAGCATCGATATCGGCGCGTCGATTGCCAGTGACGGTGTATGCCTGACGGTGGTGGCCTTGGGCGCGGACTGGTACGACGTTCAGATCAGTGCCGAGACGGTGGAGAAAACGAACCTGTCGACCTGGGTGCCGGGCAAGCGCGTGAACCTGGAGCGCGCGTTGAAGGTCGGGGACGAGCTGGGCGGTCACATCGTTTCGGGCCATGTGGACGGTGTGGCCGAGGTCGTGTCGGTAACGGACGAAGGCGACAGCACACGGGTTCAGCTGCGCGCGCCCGACGATCTTGCACGGTTCATCGCGCCGAAGGGATCGGTGGCGCTCAACGGGACGTCGCTCACGGTCAACGAGGTGCAGGGTGCCGTCTTCGGGATCAACTTTATCCCGCATACGAAAGAGGTGACGACCTGGGGTGATGTGGCGGTGGGGGACGCCGTGAATCTGGAGATCGACACGCTGGCGCGCTATGTCGCGCGCCTGAATGAGATGGCGTGA
- a CDS encoding capsule biosynthesis protein, whose product MDKAPHTSRVFLFLQGPHGPFFHRLGRMVRAAGADVWRVGFNSGDRAFWFDPPSYIPYLGTVADWPSTFRKLVDTRKVTDIVLYGDTRPVHAEAIKEARARGIAVHVFEEGYMRPYWVTYERDGSNGNSRLMDMSISDMQDALAMSDMEAPLPPAHWGDMRQHIFYGALYHWFVMFTNGAYRNFQPHRSLTVAKEFQLYLKRLLLMPLISLDRIISTLRIRLGGFPYHLALLQLEHDSSFQMHSPFSTTTEFLEEILEGFVAGAPRHHHLVVKAHPLENGRVPLRRELRRLARQHGVHDRVHFVRGGKLAQLLNDARSAVTVNSTAAQQVLWRGIPLKVFGRAVYAKPEFVSTQPIAQFFAGATRPDNKAYKDYRRYLLETSQIAGGFYSARARRQLLRQVVDLMLSPEDPYDALKSGTAAPRQQLRVVK is encoded by the coding sequence ATGGACAAGGCACCGCACACCTCCCGTGTGTTCCTGTTTCTGCAGGGTCCGCACGGGCCGTTCTTTCACCGGCTGGGCCGCATGGTCCGGGCTGCGGGGGCGGATGTCTGGCGCGTCGGCTTCAATTCCGGCGATCGCGCGTTCTGGTTCGATCCGCCCAGCTATATTCCCTATCTCGGCACCGTCGCCGATTGGCCCTCGACCTTCCGTAAGCTGGTCGACACCCGCAAGGTCACCGATATCGTCCTCTACGGCGATACCCGTCCGGTTCACGCCGAAGCCATCAAGGAGGCGCGCGCACGGGGGATCGCCGTGCACGTCTTCGAAGAAGGCTATATGCGCCCCTATTGGGTGACTTATGAACGGGACGGATCCAACGGCAATTCACGCCTGATGGACATGTCCATTTCCGACATGCAGGACGCCTTGGCCATGTCCGATATGGAGGCGCCTTTGCCGCCCGCGCATTGGGGCGACATGCGTCAGCACATCTTTTATGGCGCGCTCTATCATTGGTTCGTGATGTTCACCAACGGCGCTTACAGGAACTTTCAGCCGCACAGGTCCCTGACCGTAGCCAAGGAGTTTCAGCTCTATCTCAAACGTCTGTTGCTGATGCCCCTGATCTCGCTGGATCGGATCATCTCGACACTTCGGATCCGTCTGGGAGGGTTTCCATATCATCTCGCGCTTTTGCAGCTTGAGCATGACAGCTCGTTCCAGATGCACTCCCCGTTCTCGACAACGACAGAGTTTCTGGAAGAGATCCTGGAGGGCTTCGTCGCCGGTGCCCCGCGCCATCATCATCTCGTCGTCAAAGCGCATCCTCTGGAGAACGGTCGGGTCCCGCTGCGCCGCGAACTCAGACGTCTTGCACGCCAGCACGGGGTTCACGATCGGGTCCATTTCGTGCGGGGGGGCAAGCTGGCGCAGCTTCTCAATGACGCGCGCAGCGCGGTGACGGTCAATTCCACCGCCGCGCAACAGGTTCTCTGGCGGGGCATTCCGCTTAAGGTTTTCGGGCGGGCCGTCTATGCCAAGCCGGAATTCGTGTCGACCCAGCCCATCGCGCAATTCTTTGCAGGCGCCACGCGGCCCGACAACAAGGCCTACAAAGATTATCGGCGCTATTTGCTGGAGACAAGCCAGATCGCCGGGGGCTTTTATTCCGCCCGCGCGCGACGCCAATTGCTGCGGCAGGTCGTCGATCTGATGCTTTCTCCGGAAGATCCCTATGACGCTCTGAAATCGGGAACCGCGGCGCCAAGGCAACAGTTGCGTGTCGTGAAATAG
- the nusB gene encoding transcription antitermination factor NusB, which yields MTTQGSNLSGNQKRKMKSAARLYAVQALFQMEQSGQTSDGVVREFLDHRFGATYDGDEMMDGDIALFRRLVENAVNYQAPIDQMTDRALVAKWPIARIDPTLRGLFRAAGAEMTQSTTPPKVVISEFVDIARAFFPEGREPKFVNAVLDHMAREAKPEAF from the coding sequence ATGACGACGCAAGGCTCAAACCTTTCGGGCAACCAGAAACGCAAAATGAAATCCGCAGCACGGCTTTATGCCGTGCAGGCGCTTTTTCAGATGGAGCAATCCGGCCAAACGTCGGACGGTGTTGTGCGGGAGTTCCTCGACCACCGTTTTGGGGCAACCTATGATGGCGACGAGATGATGGATGGCGATATCGCGCTGTTCCGCCGTCTCGTCGAGAATGCGGTGAACTATCAGGCACCGATTGACCAGATGACAGATCGTGCGCTGGTGGCAAAATGGCCCATTGCGCGCATCGATCCCACGCTGCGCGGGCTTTTCCGGGCCGCCGGTGCGGAAATGACCCAAAGCACCACGCCGCCGAAGGTGGTTATCAGCGAATTCGTAGATATCGCGCGGGCCTTTTTCCCCGAGGGGCGCGAGCCGAAATTCGTCAATGCGGTCCTGGACCATATGGCGCGGGAAGCAAAGCCGGAAGCGTTCTAG
- the ribB gene encoding 3,4-dihydroxy-2-butanone-4-phosphate synthase produces the protein MSFETPGPVEANWKDAISSIEEIIDDARNGRMFILVDHEDRENEGDLVIPAQMATPEAVNFMAMHGRGLICLSLPGERIDALGLHLMSTNNSSRHETAFTISIEAREGVSTGISAHDRARTIAVAIDASKTAADIATPGHVFPLRARDGGVLVRAGHTEAAVDVSRLAGLNPSGVICEIMNEDGSMARLPDLVSFAQKHGLKIGTISDLIAYRRRHDNLVRVRERQNITSEFGGDWEMRIYTDETQGAEHIALIKGDISGTEPVLVRMHALDPMLDVVGAGGPGRAREFGDAMELIAGEGRGVLVLLRDLHMKLAADHEGSPQKLRQYGLGAQILSSLGLSKLTLLTNSPMPNVVGLDAYGLEIMGTRPIAEDT, from the coding sequence ATGAGCTTTGAGACGCCAGGCCCGGTAGAGGCGAATTGGAAAGACGCCATCTCCAGCATCGAGGAAATCATCGACGATGCCCGAAACGGGCGCATGTTCATTCTGGTCGATCATGAGGATCGAGAGAATGAGGGAGATCTCGTCATTCCCGCCCAGATGGCCACGCCGGAGGCGGTGAATTTCATGGCGATGCATGGCCGGGGGCTGATCTGTCTCAGCCTGCCCGGAGAGCGTATTGATGCGCTGGGCCTGCATTTGATGTCGACAAATAATTCTTCGCGTCACGAAACGGCCTTCACGATTTCGATCGAGGCGCGCGAAGGCGTGAGCACGGGGATCTCGGCCCATGATCGCGCCCGCACCATCGCGGTTGCCATTGATGCGTCGAAGACAGCCGCCGATATCGCGACACCCGGCCACGTCTTCCCCCTGCGCGCCCGCGATGGAGGCGTGCTGGTTCGCGCGGGCCATACCGAGGCTGCCGTGGATGTCAGCCGTCTTGCCGGGCTGAACCCGTCTGGCGTGATCTGCGAGATCATGAACGAAGACGGCTCGATGGCGCGCCTGCCGGATCTGGTGAGCTTTGCCCAGAAACACGGTCTGAAGATCGGCACGATCAGTGATCTGATCGCCTATAGGCGCCGGCACGACAACCTTGTCCGCGTGCGCGAGCGTCAGAACATAACCAGTGAGTTCGGCGGCGACTGGGAAATGCGCATCTATACCGATGAAACCCAAGGGGCCGAGCACATCGCCCTGATCAAGGGCGACATCTCGGGAACCGAACCGGTGCTGGTGCGCATGCACGCGCTCGATCCCATGCTGGATGTGGTCGGGGCAGGCGGTCCGGGCCGTGCGCGCGAGTTCGGGGATGCGATGGAACTGATCGCCGGCGAGGGCCGCGGCGTGCTGGTGCTGCTGCGCGACTTGCATATGAAACTTGCAGCCGATCACGAGGGATCGCCGCAAAAGCTTCGCCAGTACGGTCTGGGCGCTCAGATCCTATCATCGCTTGGCCTGTCGAAATTGACGCTTCTGACGAATTCACCCATGCCCAACGTGGTGGGTCTGGATGCCTACGGGCTGGAAATCATGGGGACGCGCCCCATTGCCGAGGACACCTGA
- a CDS encoding capsular polysaccharide biosynthesis protein, which yields MTPQTTTHAAGDTTSRRLFVFNGGFLAQRRVRRILSLAGYDIRLGLPGPDDLVGVWGQSPTSHRGEAVARRCGTGLLRIEDAFLRSLHPGRAGEPPIGLFLDGRGVHFDPAHPSELETLLATAPLDDTALLDRARDAIARIKASHLSKYSGFDPTCPVPAPGYVLVVDQTRGDASVTASAADANRFREMLVFAQEEHPGAKVLIKGHPETAKGFRPGYFSEADGNDRITLLTDQVSPWTLLEGAVGVYTVSSQMGFEAILAGHRPRVFGQPFYAGWGLTQDEFPVPRRSRNLTRAQLFAAAMILAPHWYDPYADEICGLERVIDILEARTFAWRADRKGWIASGMRLWKRRPLQAVFGQQKKVIFDEAPPTDSPRRRMVWASKATAQHKGALNVEDGFLRSRGLGAELIPPLSLVTDDLGIYYDPTRPSRLEDWIASRATLRKDQTRRAERLISTLTTNNLSKYNLGGARPDLPAGHRVLVPGQVEDDASILTGTGAIHTNALLLQSARQAHPQAVIIYKPHPDVEAGLRKGAINASDIADVIARETDPTALLEHVDEVWTMTSLLGFEALIRNVPVTTLGAPFYAGWGLTTDLGEIPARRTARPSLEGLVHAALIDYPRYFDPVTGTPCPVEVVVDRLAHGDVPHPGPVNRMLAKMQGLLATYAHLWR from the coding sequence GTGACACCGCAGACCACCACCCATGCCGCCGGAGACACGACGTCCCGGCGGCTTTTTGTTTTCAATGGTGGTTTTCTCGCTCAAAGGCGGGTGCGCCGCATCCTGTCGCTGGCCGGATACGACATCCGGCTCGGACTGCCCGGGCCTGACGACCTAGTGGGGGTCTGGGGGCAAAGCCCGACCTCCCATCGCGGAGAGGCCGTGGCCCGCCGCTGTGGTACGGGGCTCTTGCGGATAGAAGACGCATTTCTCCGCTCTCTTCATCCAGGTCGCGCCGGGGAACCGCCTATCGGTCTCTTTCTCGACGGGCGGGGCGTCCACTTTGACCCCGCCCACCCGTCCGAGCTGGAGACGCTGCTTGCGACCGCACCCCTGGACGACACCGCACTTCTTGACCGCGCGCGCGATGCCATCGCGCGCATAAAGGCCTCGCACCTCAGCAAATACAGCGGGTTTGATCCCACCTGCCCGGTGCCCGCGCCAGGCTATGTTCTGGTTGTCGATCAGACGCGGGGCGACGCATCGGTCACCGCCAGCGCGGCCGATGCCAACCGTTTTCGCGAAATGCTGGTTTTCGCGCAGGAGGAACATCCCGGCGCAAAAGTTTTGATCAAGGGTCACCCCGAGACCGCGAAAGGCTTCCGTCCCGGATATTTCTCGGAGGCCGATGGCAATGACCGCATCACGCTATTGACGGATCAGGTCAGCCCCTGGACGCTCCTTGAAGGGGCGGTCGGTGTTTATACCGTGTCGTCGCAGATGGGCTTTGAGGCGATCTTGGCCGGGCACAGGCCCCGCGTCTTCGGGCAGCCTTTCTATGCGGGGTGGGGCCTCACCCAAGACGAATTTCCCGTCCCTCGCCGGTCCCGCAACCTGACGCGAGCTCAGCTTTTTGCCGCGGCGATGATATTGGCGCCGCACTGGTATGACCCTTATGCCGATGAGATCTGCGGCCTTGAACGGGTGATCGACATCCTGGAAGCCCGCACCTTCGCCTGGCGGGCGGATCGGAAGGGCTGGATCGCAAGCGGCATGCGGCTTTGGAAACGCCGCCCGCTTCAGGCCGTGTTCGGTCAGCAGAAGAAGGTGATCTTTGACGAGGCCCCTCCGACGGACAGCCCTCGCCGCCGGATGGTCTGGGCCAGCAAGGCCACGGCCCAACACAAAGGGGCGCTCAACGTGGAAGACGGCTTTCTCCGCTCTCGCGGTCTGGGCGCCGAACTGATCCCTCCGCTCTCGTTGGTGACCGACGATCTGGGCATCTATTACGATCCCACCCGACCCAGTCGGCTGGAGGATTGGATCGCGAGCCGCGCGACCCTTCGCAAGGATCAAACGCGCAGAGCCGAACGGCTGATTTCGACGCTGACCACGAACAACCTGAGCAAGTACAATCTTGGCGGCGCCCGACCCGACCTGCCGGCCGGGCATCGTGTGCTGGTTCCAGGACAGGTCGAGGATGACGCCTCGATCCTCACCGGCACGGGCGCGATCCATACCAACGCGCTGCTATTGCAATCGGCGCGACAGGCGCATCCCCAAGCGGTGATCATCTACAAACCGCACCCCGACGTCGAAGCCGGTCTGCGCAAGGGGGCGATCAATGCATCCGATATCGCAGACGTCATCGCCCGTGAAACCGATCCAACCGCGCTCTTGGAGCATGTTGACGAAGTCTGGACCATGACATCGCTCCTGGGGTTCGAAGCGCTGATACGCAACGTCCCGGTCACCACGCTTGGCGCCCCCTTTTACGCAGGCTGGGGCCTGACAACCGATTTGGGAGAGATCCCCGCCCGAAGGACCGCAAGGCCGTCTTTGGAAGGGCTGGTTCATGCTGCGCTGATCGACTATCCGCGCTATTTCGATCCGGTCACCGGAACCCCCTGCCCTGTCGAGGTGGTCGTCGACCGGCTCGCGCACGGCGACGTGCCGCATCCCGGTCCGGTCAATCGCATGCTGGCCAAGATGCAGGGTCTGCTCGCCACCTATGCGCACCTCTGGCGCTAG
- a CDS encoding secondary thiamine-phosphate synthase enzyme YjbQ has protein sequence MHTEFHLLTNGPGLYQFTDQVMDWTQAQGGSGLLTLFVRHTSCSLLIQENADPQVRFDLKAYFDRLVPRSDRPEMSYLRHVAEGPDDMPAHIKAAMMPVTLSIPVVDGRPVLGTWQGLYLFEHRDAPHQRKVAAHLA, from the coding sequence ATGCATACTGAATTTCACCTTTTGACCAATGGCCCTGGCCTTTACCAGTTTACAGACCAGGTAATGGATTGGACGCAGGCGCAGGGTGGGTCAGGCCTGCTGACACTCTTTGTGCGTCACACATCCTGTTCGCTGCTCATTCAGGAAAATGCCGACCCGCAGGTCCGCTTTGATCTCAAAGCCTATTTCGACCGTTTGGTCCCCAGAAGCGACCGCCCCGAGATGTCCTATCTGCGCCATGTCGCCGAAGGGCCCGACGATATGCCGGCCCATATCAAGGCGGCGATGATGCCGGTCACGCTTAGCATTCCGGTTGTTGATGGGCGGCCAGTTCTGGGTACGTGGCAAGGCCTCTATCTCTTTGAACATCGCGACGCGCCGCACCAGAGAAAGGTCGCGGCCCACCTTGCCTGA
- the ribD gene encoding bifunctional diaminohydroxyphosphoribosylaminopyrimidine deaminase/5-amino-6-(5-phosphoribosylamino)uracil reductase RibD codes for MSAEDRRFMALALSLGQRGQGQVWPNPAVGCVIVQAGRIVGRGWTQAGGRPHAEAVALSQAGSLAKGATVYVTLEPCAHHGQTPPCAQALINAGVSRVVAPLEDTDPRVSGEGFRTLHEAGITVSKGVLAEEAARHHKGFFLKIAGIRPFVTLKLASSFDGRIATATGQSQWITGPEARRVVHAMRAKHDAVMVGAGTARADDPTLTVRNLGIARQPVRIVVSRRLDVPLVGNLARSARAVPLWLCHGPDADADRLRAWESVGATLIACPVTGAQLDPAILLSRLAEAGLTRVFCEGGSALAASLLTAGLVDELVGFSAGLAIGAEGLPTIGALGLETLAEASRFNLAELRPIGNDILHRWERV; via the coding sequence GTGAGCGCCGAAGACCGGCGCTTTATGGCTCTGGCCCTGTCTTTGGGTCAGCGGGGGCAAGGCCAGGTTTGGCCGAACCCGGCTGTGGGATGCGTGATCGTTCAGGCAGGACGCATTGTCGGACGCGGCTGGACACAGGCGGGTGGGCGCCCGCATGCAGAAGCCGTGGCCTTGTCGCAGGCAGGCTCTCTGGCAAAAGGTGCGACGGTCTATGTGACGCTTGAACCCTGCGCACATCATGGACAAACGCCGCCTTGTGCCCAAGCCCTGATCAACGCGGGCGTGTCCCGTGTTGTCGCACCGCTTGAGGATACCGATCCGCGCGTGTCCGGCGAAGGCTTTCGCACACTTCATGAGGCCGGGATCACGGTCAGCAAGGGTGTCCTCGCGGAGGAGGCCGCGCGGCACCACAAAGGTTTCTTTCTAAAGATCGCGGGTATTCGTCCGTTCGTTACGCTGAAACTTGCAAGCAGCTTTGATGGGCGCATCGCGACAGCGACGGGGCAAAGCCAGTGGATCACCGGGCCAGAGGCCCGGCGGGTCGTGCATGCCATGCGCGCAAAGCATGACGCGGTGATGGTGGGGGCAGGGACGGCACGCGCCGATGATCCGACGCTGACGGTGCGCAATCTCGGCATCGCACGCCAGCCGGTCCGTATCGTGGTGTCCCGCCGGCTTGATGTGCCGCTGGTCGGCAACCTGGCCCGAAGCGCGCGCGCGGTTCCACTCTGGCTCTGTCATGGGCCGGACGCCGATGCCGATCGCCTGCGGGCGTGGGAAAGCGTGGGCGCCACCCTGATCGCCTGCCCGGTCACGGGTGCGCAGCTTGATCCGGCGATCCTGCTGTCTCGTTTGGCCGAAGCTGGTCTGACACGCGTGTTCTGCGAGGGCGGAAGCGCGCTTGCGGCGTCACTGCTGACTGCGGGTCTGGTGGATGAACTGGTCGGCTTCTCCGCCGGTCTGGCCATCGGGGCCGAGGGACTTCCGACGATTGGCGCGCTTGGCCTGGAAACCCTGGCGGAGGCGTCAAGGTTCAACCTGGCCGAGCTTCGACCGATCGGGAACGACATCCTGCACAGATGGGAACGGGTCTAG
- a CDS encoding polysaccharide biosynthesis/export family protein: MVAAIAVLSSCALLPNAGPNKRQIFAGSVQREGDSFVVSVNDRVTRATAVVPALGFTDAFKNAGQLTADTIRPGDTLGLTIWENVDDGLLAGEGTNSTILEEVQVDSAGFIFVPYAGRVKASGNTPEALRRVITGRLEDQTPDPQVQVRRLAGDGATVTLIGAGGQGVFPIERPTRTLSAMLANAGGIAIEPEIARITVLRGQHQGTIWFEDLFEFPELDIALRGGDRILIEEDTRAFTALGATAAQSRVPFETQNLSALEAIAQVGGLVTTAADPTGVFVLRNEAPEVAGQVLGRTDLIGAQRMVYVLDLTEPNGLFHARDFVIRDGDTLYVTEAPFTQWNKTISALTGSLGTVASLSTIAGD, encoded by the coding sequence ATGGTTGCGGCGATTGCCGTTCTTTCGTCTTGCGCGCTGCTGCCCAATGCGGGCCCCAACAAGCGCCAGATCTTCGCCGGTTCGGTACAGCGAGAGGGGGATTCATTCGTTGTGTCCGTCAATGACCGCGTCACCCGCGCGACGGCTGTCGTACCCGCGCTTGGCTTTACCGATGCTTTCAAAAACGCAGGGCAATTGACCGCGGACACGATCCGACCGGGCGATACTCTGGGTCTGACGATCTGGGAAAACGTGGATGACGGTCTTTTGGCGGGCGAAGGCACGAACTCCACCATCCTTGAAGAGGTGCAGGTCGACAGTGCGGGCTTTATCTTCGTGCCCTACGCGGGCCGGGTCAAAGCGTCGGGTAACACGCCGGAAGCCCTGCGGAGGGTGATCACCGGTCGGCTTGAAGATCAGACGCCCGACCCGCAGGTCCAGGTGCGCCGCCTGGCCGGCGATGGCGCGACCGTGACACTGATCGGCGCGGGCGGGCAAGGTGTCTTCCCCATCGAACGTCCAACACGCACGCTTTCGGCCATGCTTGCCAATGCGGGCGGCATCGCCATCGAGCCCGAGATTGCCCGCATCACCGTTTTGCGGGGCCAACACCAGGGCACGATCTGGTTCGAAGACCTGTTCGAATTTCCCGAGCTTGATATCGCCTTGCGGGGCGGCGACCGGATCCTGATCGAGGAAGACACCCGGGCCTTTACCGCCCTGGGCGCAACCGCCGCGCAATCGCGTGTGCCTTTCGAGACCCAGAACCTTTCGGCGCTGGAAGCCATCGCGCAGGTTGGTGGCCTTGTCACCACCGCGGCGGACCCGACGGGCGTTTTCGTGCTTCGCAACGAGGCGCCGGAAGTGGCGGGTCAGGTCCTGGGACGCACGGATCTGATCGGGGCGCAGCGGATGGTCTATGTCCTTGATCTGACAGAGCCCAACGGCCTCTTTCACGCCCGCGACTTCGTGATCCGCGATGGCGATACGCTCTACGTGACCGAGGCACCGTTCACGCAATGGAACAAAACGATTTCCGCGCTGACCGGATCGCTGGGCACCGTTGCATCGCTCTCTACCATCGCGGGCGACTGA
- the nrdR gene encoding transcriptional regulator NrdR yields MRCPFCGNIDTQVKDSRPAEDHVSIRRRRFCPACGGRFTTYERVQLRDLVVIKSNGKREDFDRDKLERSIRISMQKRPIEPERIDQMISGIVRRLESMGETDIPSKTIGEIVMEALARIDTVAYVRFASVYKNFQAADDFDKFVSELRPSTRQEE; encoded by the coding sequence ATGCGGTGCCCGTTTTGCGGAAATATCGACACGCAGGTCAAGGATTCGCGGCCGGCAGAAGACCACGTTTCGATCCGGCGCAGGCGATTTTGCCCGGCATGCGGCGGACGGTTCACAACATATGAACGCGTTCAGCTGCGCGATCTCGTGGTCATCAAGTCCAATGGCAAACGGGAAGATTTTGATCGTGACAAGCTTGAGCGGTCCATCCGCATCTCGATGCAGAAACGACCGATCGAGCCTGAGCGCATTGATCAGATGATTTCCGGTATCGTGCGACGGCTGGAAAGCATGGGCGAGACGGATATCCCGTCCAAGACCATCGGCGAGATTGTCATGGAGGCCCTCGCCCGGATCGACACAGTCGCCTATGTGCGCTTTGCCAGCGTCTACAAGAATTTCCAGGCGGCGGACGATTTCGACAAGTTCGTGAGTGAGCTGCGCCCCAGCACCCGGCAGGAAGAGTGA
- a CDS encoding MAPEG family protein, with translation MAPVTSLYAGLLGLLFLTLSIRVIRVRRRQRVKFGDGGDAELTARVRAHGNCAEYGPVLLLLLLLAEIQGAPAFALHILGIIIVAGRVFHAISTLSFAQWGAFRVAGMTLTFAALFTLALGLFAHGLV, from the coding sequence ATGGCGCCGGTCACATCCCTCTATGCCGGATTGCTCGGGCTGCTCTTTCTGACGCTGAGCATCCGGGTGATCCGGGTGCGGCGCCGTCAGCGGGTCAAGTTCGGTGACGGCGGCGACGCCGAACTGACCGCACGTGTACGGGCGCATGGGAACTGCGCCGAATACGGTCCGGTACTTTTGCTGCTGCTCCTTCTGGCCGAAATACAGGGCGCGCCTGCTTTTGCCCTCCATATCCTGGGTATCATTATCGTCGCGGGTCGGGTGTTCCATGCGATCTCTACCCTTTCCTTTGCCCAATGGGGTGCCTTCCGGGTCGCGGGCATGACCCTGACCTTTGCCGCGCTTTTCACACTTGCCCTTGGGCTTTTCGCGCACGGTCTGGTCTAG